The Rhododendron vialii isolate Sample 1 chromosome 6a, ASM3025357v1 genome includes a window with the following:
- the LOC131331442 gene encoding uncharacterized protein LOC131331442: MPPSLVPKPVVAKQLGELLQEQQEPFILEIYLHEKGYLKKSASWGPKNERRKVIPSCSKIVIKAVFKKLVESFRNTQKAKINSASGDGNHSDRDIGRRSDQDMANSERFSSASGTTLFHSCSGNSDTEGRTGSPQPDSGNLVEAKEIDTDRRRLPWRCREENSKELSPVPELEEELPSHENSQVQNKRQRNAKTKDSILATSFCKLVFESPIDEPSTDTPSQYLTGKRFLQQSKQLLFDCVRELVETHRSEGGRGKEFLEILGPAEIWKILSEDIRTWSKLSGNETNTTQLVHFDFAASAERWKGFYIEMREIGAVIGDAILEDISEEIAVDMIELERGNV; encoded by the exons ATGCCGCCTTCCCTCGTGCCCAAACCAGTTGTAGCCAAACAACTTGGAGAGCTGCTTCAAGAGCAGCAAGAGCCTTTTATACTAGAAATCTATCTCCATGAGAAAGGGTACTTGAAAAAGTCAGCTAGTTGGGGTCCAAAAAACGAGAGAAGGAAAGTAATTCCGAGTTGTTCCAAGATTGTGATCAAAGCTGTgtttaaaaagcttgttgaatccTTTAGAAATACCCAGAAAGCGAAGATCAATTCGGCGAGTGGAGATGGGAATCATAGCGATCGGGACATTGGCAGGAGGAGCGACCAGGACATGGCGAATTCTGAACGATTTTCCTCTGCTAGCGGAACAACATTGTTCCATTCTTGCTCTGGGAATAGTGATACAGAAGGCAGAACCGGTTCCCCGCAGCCAGATAGTGGCAATCTTGTAGAGGCAAAAGAG ATTGATACAGATAGAAGAAGGCTTCCATGGAGATGCAGGGAAGAGAATAGTAAGGAACTTAGCCCTGTCCCAGAACTAGAAGAAGAATTACCTTCCCATGAAAATTCACAAGTTCAAAACAAGA GACAAAGAAATGCCAAAACGAAGGACTCTATACTAGCAACTTCATTCTGTAAACTAGTGTTCGAGTCACCAATAGATGAACCAAGTACTGATACTCCGTCTCAGTACTTAACAGGGAAAAGGTTTTTGCAGCAATCGAAACAGCTGCTGTTCGATTGCGTGAGGGAGTTGGTGGAGACTCATCGATCAGAAGGAGGAAGGGGGAAAGAGTTTCTGGAAATTCTGGGGCCTGCAGAGATCTGGAAAATCCTCAGTGAGGATATAAGGACATGGAGTAAATTATCTGGAAATGAAACTAACACAACCCAACTGGTGCATTTTGATTTTGCGGCCTCGGCTGAAAGATGGAAGGGTTTCTATATAGAGATGAGGGAAATTGGTGCAGTAATTGGAGATGCCATTCTGGAAGATATCAGTGAGGAGATTGCTGTGGACATGATTGAGCTAGAACGGGGAAATGTTTAA